The Phoenix dactylifera cultivar Barhee BC4 chromosome 15, palm_55x_up_171113_PBpolish2nd_filt_p, whole genome shotgun sequence genome contains a region encoding:
- the LOC103704248 gene encoding glycine-rich RNA-binding protein GRP2A, producing MAAIDVEYRCFVGGLAWATDDASLERAFSQFGEIIESKIINDRETGRSRGFGFVTFRSEQAMRDAIEGMNGQTLDGRNITVNEAQSRGSGGGFRSGGGGYGGGGYGGGGRREGGGGYSRGGGGYGRDRDRGYGGSRFSRNGAGDGDWRN from the exons atGGCGGCTATCGACGTTGAATACCGCTGCTTTGTCGGCGGGCTCGCCTGGGCGACGGATGACGCCTCCCTCGAGAGGGCTTTCAGCCAATTCGGGGAGATCATCGAATCCAAG ATCATCAACGATCGGGAGACGGGGAGGTCGAGGGGCTTCGGATTCGTGACGTTCAGGAGCGAGCAGGCGATGAGGGACGCCATCGAGGGGATGAACGGGCAGACCCTAGACGGGAGGAACATCACCGTCAACGAGGCCCAGTCCCGGGGCAGTGGCGGCGGTTTCCGCAGCGGCGGAGGAGGTTACGGCGGCGGAGGTTACGGCGGAGGAGGTCGCCGTGAGGGTGGCGGCGGGTACAGCCGCGGAGGCGGTGGCTACGGCCGTGACCGTGACCGTGGTTACGGCGGGTCCCGTTTCTCGAGGAACGGCGCAGGGGACGGGGACTGGCGGAACTAA
- the LOC103704247 gene encoding uncharacterized protein LOC103704247 isoform X2, which yields MEPEKAHSENQHPSATVNPAMTSCRKKKSEDATFLQDLRDHIDEFIHASMDEHKTCFKKTVQKMFGMSKVVAERTAEAKEVESFLPLQTTVSQ from the exons ATGGAGCCGGAAAAAGCTCACTCCGAAAACCAACATCCATCTGCCACAGTCAATCCAGCAATGACTTCATGCCGAAAGAAGAAATCAGAGGATGCCACTTTTTTGCAAGATCTGAGAGATCATATTGATGAGTTTATTCATGCTTCCATGGATGAGCACAAAACCTGCTTTAAGAAGACCGTTCAAAAG ATGTTTGGAATGTCCAAAGTTGTTGCAGAAAGGACTGCAGAAGCTAAAGAAGTCGAAAGTTTTTTGCCCCTTCAGACAACCGTGTCGCAATAA
- the LOC103704247 gene encoding uncharacterized protein LOC103704247 isoform X1, translated as MMEPEKAHSENQHPSATVNPAMTSCRKKKSEDATFLQDLRDHIDEFIHASMDEHKTCFKKTVQKMFGMSKVVAERTAEAKEVESFLPLQTTVSQ; from the exons AT GATGGAGCCGGAAAAAGCTCACTCCGAAAACCAACATCCATCTGCCACAGTCAATCCAGCAATGACTTCATGCCGAAAGAAGAAATCAGAGGATGCCACTTTTTTGCAAGATCTGAGAGATCATATTGATGAGTTTATTCATGCTTCCATGGATGAGCACAAAACCTGCTTTAAGAAGACCGTTCAAAAG ATGTTTGGAATGTCCAAAGTTGTTGCAGAAAGGACTGCAGAAGCTAAAGAAGTCGAAAGTTTTTTGCCCCTTCAGACAACCGTGTCGCAATAA